A DNA window from Desulfobacterales bacterium contains the following coding sequences:
- a CDS encoding response regulator, translated as MAFKMLVVDDSLPMRSIVIRTIKASGFSDAEFLQAGNGKEALEILANEWVDLVVTDYNMPDMNGMELIQEMKKDDILHAIPVLVVTTEGSQQKAGEFIEKGAAGYVKKPFTPEAIRDHITKILGEVGDEGSAEEGDDDLDF; from the coding sequence ATGGCATTTAAAATGTTGGTGGTCGATGACTCGCTCCCCATGCGGTCGATTGTTATTCGCACAATCAAAGCATCGGGTTTTTCGGATGCCGAATTTTTACAGGCCGGCAATGGGAAAGAGGCGCTGGAGATATTGGCGAACGAATGGGTCGATCTGGTCGTAACCGACTACAATATGCCGGATATGAATGGCATGGAGCTTATCCAGGAGATGAAAAAGGATGATATCCTTCATGCCATACCGGTGTTGGTGGTCACCACCGAAGGCAGCCAGCAAAAGGCGGGGGAGTTTATCGAAAAGGGAGCGGCGGGCTATGTCAAAAAACCGTTCACGCCTGAAGCGATCCGCGACCACATTACCAAGATATTAGGAGAAGTGGGAGATGAAGGAAGCGCTGAAGAAGGCGATGACGACCTCGATTTCTGA
- a CDS encoding YkgJ family cysteine cluster protein, which produces MAPIQQKIKILNRIYAVYDQFTATLNMVCEKYCSDCCTCNVTLTTLEAYSLVAHLTGKGDTTLFHKLESLSGQKRFRPTITTNRLAQLCLRGEPVPEEESDPSWGKCPFLHQAACSIYSLRPFGCRCLLSSQKCSAIGCAEIPSFVLTVNTVFMQVIEHADRNGLTGNLIDLIPWMAEKANRQKYESAMLSGDEGGLIANRPMPCLMVPDAHREALKDIIATLQRIG; this is translated from the coding sequence ATGGCGCCCATCCAACAAAAAATAAAGATACTGAACCGGATTTATGCGGTGTACGATCAGTTTACCGCCACACTGAACATGGTTTGCGAAAAATATTGCTCGGATTGCTGCACCTGTAATGTGACGCTGACCACCCTGGAAGCGTATTCACTTGTCGCACACTTGACGGGAAAAGGGGATACAACCTTATTTCATAAGTTAGAATCGCTATCAGGGCAAAAACGCTTTCGGCCCACCATCACCACCAACCGGTTAGCCCAATTGTGCCTGCGGGGGGAGCCGGTCCCCGAGGAAGAAAGCGACCCGTCATGGGGTAAATGCCCGTTTCTTCACCAGGCGGCCTGCTCGATCTATTCCCTTCGCCCCTTCGGGTGCCGGTGTCTTCTTTCCAGCCAAAAATGCAGTGCTATCGGATGCGCGGAAATCCCCTCCTTTGTGCTGACGGTCAACACGGTGTTCATGCAGGTCATTGAACATGCGGATCGGAATGGACTGACCGGAAACCTGATTGATTTAATCCCATGGATGGCCGAAAAGGCCAATCGCCAAAAATACGAATCCGCGATGCTTTCCGGTGACGAGGGGGGACTGATCGCAAACCGGCCCATGCCTTGCCTCATGGTTCCGGATGCACACCGCGAGGCGCTGAAAGATATTATCGCGACGTTACAGCGGATCGGGTAA
- a CDS encoding chemotaxis protein CheD, which produces MNIIVGVSDMKASKDPDAVLVTYSLGSCIGVAVYDPVAKVGGLLHYMLPEASLDEEKARNNPFMFADSGIPLLFKTTYQLGAAKQRLRVVVVGGAQILDQKGFFNIGKRNHMALRKLFWKNKVMTDYEEVGGNVNRTIRLNIGTGDMLLKVSGQEEKKI; this is translated from the coding sequence GTGAACATAATCGTAGGTGTTTCAGATATGAAGGCCAGCAAGGATCCGGACGCCGTGCTGGTGACTTACTCGCTCGGCTCATGCATCGGGGTGGCGGTTTATGATCCGGTCGCGAAAGTCGGCGGTCTTTTGCATTATATGTTGCCTGAAGCAAGCCTGGATGAAGAAAAAGCAAGGAATAACCCCTTTATGTTTGCCGACTCCGGAATCCCGCTTTTGTTTAAGACAACCTATCAGTTGGGCGCGGCAAAACAGCGCCTGCGAGTGGTGGTGGTGGGGGGCGCCCAGATTCTGGATCAAAAAGGGTTTTTTAATATCGGCAAGCGAAATCACATGGCCCTTCGAAAGTTATTCTGGAAAAACAAGGTGATGACCGATTACGAAGAAGTCGGCGGCAATGTCAACCGAACGATTCGGTTGAACATCGGCACAGGGGATATGCTGTTGAAGGTTTCAGGCCAAGAGGAAAAAAAGATATGA
- a CDS encoding chemotaxis response regulator protein-glutamate methylesterase: protein MEKNIKVLVVDDSAIVRKVFTEELSKEKGIEVIGSAPDPYIARDKIVKLRPDVITLDIEMPRMDGITFLKKLMRYFPLPVIIVSSLTPKGSKLALEALASGALEVVSKPSASYSVGDMSIQLADKIRAVAQIKVAARTAEAAASTKTSERKVAVHAMLETTNKIIAIGASTGGTEALKAVLLRLPSTTPGILIVQHMPAKFTTSFAERLNDLCDMTVKEAEDGDSVSNGVALIAPGNYHMLLRRSGARYYVNVKQGPLVHHQRPSVDVLFQSVGDYAGSNALGIILTGMGADGADGLLHMKNCGARTIAQDEKSCVVFGMPKEAIKLGGVDKIVPLNDIAQTAVNMLAG from the coding sequence ATGGAAAAAAACATAAAAGTATTAGTGGTGGATGACTCGGCCATCGTGAGAAAGGTGTTTACCGAAGAGCTTTCCAAGGAAAAAGGTATCGAGGTAATCGGTTCGGCCCCGGACCCTTATATCGCAAGGGATAAGATTGTGAAGCTGAGGCCCGATGTCATTACCCTGGACATCGAAATGCCACGAATGGACGGAATTACGTTTTTAAAAAAGCTCATGCGGTATTTCCCGCTGCCGGTCATCATTGTCAGCTCTCTGACCCCCAAAGGCAGCAAATTGGCGCTGGAGGCGCTCGCCAGCGGTGCGCTGGAAGTGGTCTCGAAACCATCGGCATCTTATTCCGTCGGTGATATGAGTATTCAACTGGCGGATAAAATCAGGGCTGTGGCCCAGATTAAGGTGGCGGCCAGAACCGCCGAGGCGGCGGCGTCCACAAAGACTTCGGAGCGCAAGGTCGCTGTCCATGCAATGCTGGAAACAACCAATAAAATCATTGCGATCGGCGCCTCAACGGGCGGAACGGAAGCGCTAAAAGCCGTTTTGCTTCGGCTGCCGTCCACGACGCCGGGCATTTTGATCGTTCAGCACATGCCGGCCAAATTCACCACCTCGTTTGCCGAACGGTTAAATGATCTGTGTGACATGACGGTAAAAGAGGCCGAGGATGGTGATTCGGTATCAAACGGCGTGGCGCTGATTGCTCCCGGAAATTATCACATGCTGCTCAGGCGAAGCGGCGCACGGTATTATGTCAATGTCAAACAAGGCCCTCTGGTTCACCATCAACGGCCGTCCGTGGACGTGCTGTTTCAGTCGGTCGGTGATTATGCGGGCAGCAACGCCCTGGGGATTATTCTGACCGGCATGGGCGCAGACGGTGCGGATGGCTTGCTGCATATGAAAAATTGCGGCGCCCGGACCATTGCGCAGGATGAAAAAAGCTGCGTTGTTTTCGGCATGCCGAAGGAAGCCATTAAACTCGGTGGTGTCGACAAGATCGTGCCGTTGAATGATATCGCTCAAACCGCAGTCAACATGCTGGCCGGCTGA
- a CDS encoding chemotaxis protein CheX yields the protein MKEALKKAMTTSISEVLETMFFMTIDVNENAATEAFLGKPGEHPFASRIYFQGKLSGYFLLMIPEEILRVMTETFMGVDAADVTVTHLNGTIQEAINMIAGNTFSTFDNTAVFDLGIPELIDFNLIPSRCPKETPEDHFLLVETFAGNLGLKICFTTE from the coding sequence ATGAAGGAAGCGCTGAAGAAGGCGATGACGACCTCGATTTCTGAGGTACTGGAAACGATGTTTTTCATGACCATTGATGTCAATGAAAACGCCGCGACGGAGGCATTTCTCGGAAAACCGGGAGAGCATCCGTTTGCCAGCAGAATATATTTTCAGGGTAAATTGTCCGGATATTTTCTTCTCATGATACCGGAAGAAATTCTTCGGGTGATGACCGAGACGTTTATGGGGGTGGATGCGGCCGATGTTACAGTAACGCATTTGAACGGCACGATTCAGGAAGCCATCAATATGATTGCCGGCAACACCTTCAGCACCTTTGACAACACCGCCGTTTTTGATCTCGGCATTCCGGAATTAATTGATTTTAATTTAATTCCAAGCCGTTGTCCGAAAGAGACCCCGGAAGATCATTTCTTATTGGTTGAAACCTTTGCCGGCAACCTTGGCCTGAAAATCTGTTTCACGACCGAATGA
- a CDS encoding HDOD domain-containing protein produces MTAIQELIKEIKSLKPIPQIANQIMQIAEDPDASLSEIADIILFDPIITANLLRTCNSAYFALPRRIDSVHEAVSLLGLEQIVDVVLLKSGVENLKNKQEGYGLNEGDLWRYSVSSALIAREIATRKGVKNKQLIFTAALLKDIGKVILDRFVAGAFHNIQELVQQNGYSFMEAEKKVIGVDHAELGGLVASSWNFSEKMVYIIRNHHLANEAARQDLECSIVYLSDILCMMMGIGVGSDGLAYRFHDDVIKSLGFSEKELLEIIAGFGENMSKVEDLIRSV; encoded by the coding sequence ATGACCGCTATTCAAGAGTTGATTAAAGAAATCAAAAGCTTGAAGCCAATTCCGCAAATTGCCAATCAAATTATGCAAATTGCGGAAGATCCCGATGCTTCCCTATCGGAAATCGCGGATATTATATTATTTGACCCGATTATTACGGCCAACCTGTTGCGGACCTGCAACTCGGCGTATTTTGCACTTCCCCGCCGCATCGATTCCGTTCATGAGGCGGTGTCATTGCTCGGCCTTGAGCAGATTGTGGATGTGGTGCTGCTCAAAAGCGGGGTGGAAAATTTAAAGAACAAGCAGGAAGGTTACGGCTTAAATGAAGGCGATTTATGGCGCTATTCGGTTTCTTCGGCGTTGATCGCCAGGGAAATCGCCACACGCAAAGGTGTCAAGAACAAACAACTTATTTTTACGGCGGCGCTTTTAAAGGATATCGGCAAGGTGATTCTAGACCGATTCGTGGCCGGTGCGTTTCACAATATACAGGAATTGGTTCAGCAAAACGGTTATAGTTTCATGGAAGCGGAAAAGAAAGTAATCGGCGTGGACCATGCCGAACTGGGCGGCCTTGTCGCGAGCAGCTGGAATTTCAGTGAGAAAATGGTTTACATCATTCGCAACCACCATCTGGCAAATGAAGCGGCCCGACAGGATTTGGAGTGCAGCATTGTATACCTGTCGGACATTCTTTGCATGATGATGGGCATTGGCGTCGGTTCGGACGGCCTTGCCTACCGGTTTCATGATGATGTCATCAAATCGCTCGGGTTTTCGGAAAAGGAGTTGCTGGAAATCATTGCCGGCTTTGGCGAAAATATGTCCAAAGTCGAAGATCTTATTCGTTCGGTATAG
- a CDS encoding chemotaxis protein CheA — translation MEKIKLNLEKLALRVVTLEAGDIPAMGEILNSLASLSQEAPSLNNDQFLCILLGLKEYTERLILDQESDVKPVEDGITTLQEIYRAVEKGEDYRQDAEALLNRLGVSILPPPAKTDAELKNAESQIFSTPDSLENDIAAEKEASRQRANLNEEDIQILGDFVLESMENLESIEINLVDLEQDPTNSETINAIFRPFHTVKGVSGFLNLKKINRLSHCTENLLDSARQGEYKINDAIVDVILESVDFLKRLVNQVEASVAEGSSDLEGGIDVEGIIVKVNDAHKVAVSENIPLGERLIQKGVVKEEAVETSLEKQKTEPQKKIGKILIEEKSVASKEVISALRDQKKAGIIEHQVKVDTHKLDNLIDLTGELVISQSMLRQNTSIQGLADQQLHQNFSQLNQIVSSLQKITMSMRMVPIKNTFQKMVRLVRDLARNSGKQVNLEMTGEETEIDRNVVEELYEPMVHMIRNSVDHGLETPAERRAMGKNEKGLVHLRAYHKGGNIIIEIEDDGRGLNKERIIEKAISTGLIESEAGMSDSEIFELIFHPGFSTAQQITDVSGRGVGMDVVKKGIEKLRGRLDVQSTQGQGTTVIISLPLTLAIIEGMLVRVGKERYILPTMAILESFKPKKKDYYTVKGKGEMVMARGKLIPLIRIDSLFGIEGDAKDPWDGLVVVVENKEEQRGLLLDELLGQEEIVIKSLGEALKHTKGLAGGAILGDGRVGLILDMAGLFEISEKQPWNELVKKAKVSTAD, via the coding sequence ATGGAAAAAATCAAATTAAATCTTGAAAAACTTGCGTTGCGCGTCGTTACCCTTGAAGCCGGGGATATCCCGGCCATGGGAGAAATTTTAAATTCTCTTGCATCACTAAGCCAAGAGGCGCCATCTTTGAACAATGATCAATTTTTATGTATTCTCCTTGGCTTAAAGGAATACACGGAACGTCTTATCCTGGACCAGGAGAGCGATGTGAAACCCGTCGAGGATGGGATTACGACCCTTCAGGAAATCTATCGGGCCGTCGAAAAAGGGGAAGATTATCGTCAGGACGCAGAGGCGTTGCTAAATCGGTTGGGCGTATCAATTTTGCCGCCGCCGGCAAAGACGGATGCGGAACTCAAAAACGCCGAGTCACAGATTTTCTCCACGCCGGACAGCCTGGAGAACGATATTGCCGCTGAAAAGGAGGCGAGCCGCCAGCGAGCGAATTTGAATGAGGAAGATATTCAAATCCTCGGTGACTTTGTTTTGGAATCGATGGAAAATCTTGAAAGTATAGAAATTAATCTGGTCGACCTGGAGCAGGATCCGACAAACTCGGAAACGATCAACGCCATCTTTCGTCCTTTCCATACCGTGAAGGGTGTTTCAGGGTTTTTAAATCTCAAAAAGATCAATAGGCTATCCCATTGCACCGAGAACCTGCTCGATAGTGCTCGGCAAGGGGAATATAAAATTAACGACGCGATTGTGGATGTGATTCTTGAATCGGTTGATTTTCTCAAACGACTTGTCAATCAAGTGGAGGCAAGCGTTGCGGAAGGCTCTTCAGACCTGGAAGGCGGTATCGATGTTGAGGGGATTATCGTTAAGGTCAACGATGCCCATAAAGTGGCCGTATCGGAAAATATTCCGCTTGGCGAGCGACTGATTCAAAAGGGCGTGGTGAAAGAAGAGGCCGTTGAGACCAGTCTGGAAAAGCAAAAGACCGAGCCCCAAAAAAAGATCGGGAAAATCTTAATCGAGGAAAAATCGGTTGCATCCAAAGAGGTTATCTCTGCGCTTCGGGACCAGAAAAAAGCGGGCATCATCGAGCATCAAGTCAAGGTGGATACGCATAAGCTCGACAACCTGATCGATCTGACCGGCGAGCTCGTTATTTCCCAGTCGATGCTGCGGCAAAACACTTCGATTCAAGGGCTTGCTGATCAGCAGCTTCATCAGAACTTCAGCCAGTTGAACCAGATCGTATCGAGCCTGCAAAAAATTACCATGTCCATGCGAATGGTGCCCATCAAGAATACGTTTCAGAAAATGGTGCGCCTGGTTCGAGACTTGGCCAGAAACAGCGGCAAACAAGTCAACCTCGAAATGACCGGAGAAGAAACCGAGATCGATCGAAATGTCGTGGAGGAACTTTATGAACCCATGGTTCATATGATTCGAAATTCGGTGGACCATGGCCTGGAGACGCCTGCGGAAAGACGGGCGATGGGTAAAAATGAAAAAGGATTGGTCCATCTGCGGGCTTATCATAAGGGCGGCAATATTATCATTGAGATTGAAGACGACGGCCGGGGGTTGAATAAAGAGCGAATCATCGAAAAAGCAATCAGCACCGGATTGATCGAATCCGAAGCCGGCATGTCGGATTCCGAAATTTTCGAGCTTATCTTTCATCCGGGCTTTTCCACTGCCCAGCAGATCACGGATGTTTCCGGCAGGGGCGTCGGCATGGATGTGGTGAAAAAAGGAATCGAAAAACTGCGCGGACGCCTGGATGTCCAGTCGACTCAGGGTCAGGGAACGACGGTGATCATCAGCCTGCCGCTGACACTGGCGATTATTGAAGGCATGCTGGTTCGGGTCGGAAAGGAACGCTATATCCTTCCGACCATGGCCATTCTTGAATCCTTTAAGCCGAAAAAGAAGGACTATTACACGGTTAAAGGCAAAGGCGAGATGGTGATGGCCCGGGGAAAGCTGATTCCGTTGATACGAATCGATTCCTTGTTCGGCATCGAGGGGGACGCAAAAGATCCGTGGGATGGCTTGGTGGTGGTGGTGGAGAACAAGGAAGAGCAGCGGGGGTTGCTCCTTGACGAGCTTTTGGGGCAGGAAGAAATTGTGATCAAAAGCCTTGGAGAGGCGTTGAAACACACCAAGGGGCTTGCCGGCGGCGCGATACTGGGCGATGGGCGCGTGGGATTGATTCTGGATATGGCCGGACTCTTCGAAATTTCAGAAAAGCAGCCGTGGAATGAACTTGTTAAAAAGGCCAAAGTTTCGACAGCGGATTAA